A stretch of the Leopardus geoffroyi isolate Oge1 chromosome B2, O.geoffroyi_Oge1_pat1.0, whole genome shotgun sequence genome encodes the following:
- the ZBTB12 gene encoding zinc finger and BTB domain-containing protein 12: MASGVEVLRFQLPGHEAATLRNMNQLRAEERFCDVTIVADSLKFRGHKVILAACSPFLRDQFLLNPSSELQVSLMHSARIVADLLLSCYTGALEFAVRDIVNYLTAASYLQMEHVVEKCRNALSQFIEPKIGLKEDGVSDASLVSSVSATKSLLPPARTPKPAPKPPPPPPLPPPLLRPVKLEFPLDEDLELKAEEEDEDEDEDVSDICIVKVESALEVAHRLKPPGGLGGGLSIGGSVGSHLGELAQSSVPPSTVAPPQGVVKACYSLSEDAEGEGLLLIPGGRASVGATSGLVEAAAVAMAARGAGGSLGAGSSRGPLPGGFSSGNPLKNIKCTKCPEVFQGVEKLVFHMRAQHFIFMCPRCGKQFNHSSNLNRHMNVHRGVKSHSCGICGKCFTQKSTLHDHLNLHSGARPYRCSYCDVRFAHKPAIRRHLKEQHGKTTAENVLEASVAEINVLIR, from the coding sequence ATGGCCTCTGGGGTGGAAGTCCTGCGCTTCCAGCTGCCGGGCCACGAGGCCGCTACCCTGCGGAACATGAACCAGCTCCGCGCAGAGGAGCGGTTTTGCGACGTGACCATTGTGGCCGACAGCCTCAAGTTTCGTGGCCACAAGGTCATCCTGGCCGCCTGCTCGCCTTTCCTGCGGGACCAGTTCCTACTGAACCCCAGTTCTGAGCTGCAGGTCTCACTGATGCACAGTGCACGCATCGTGGCCGACCTGCTCCTGTCCTGCTACACGGGCGCTCTGGAATTCGCCGTCAGGGACATCGTCAACTACCTGACGGCTGCCTCTTACCTGCAGATGGAGCACGTGGTGGAGAAATGCAGGAACGCCCTCAGCCAGTTCATTGAGCCCAAAATAGGCCTCAAAGAGGATGGGGTCAGCGATGCCAGCCTTGTGAGCAGTGTCAGTGCCACCAAatccctgctccctcctgctaGGACCCCAAAGCCAgcccccaagcccccacccccaccccctttgccCCCTCCACTCCTACGGCCTGTGAAACTGGAGTTCCCTCTGGATGAGGATCTGGAGCTGAAGGCCGAGGAAGAAGAtgaggacgaggacgaggacgTGTCAGACATCTGCATCGTCAAAGTGGAGTCGGCCCTGGAGGTGGCACACCGGCTCAAACCTCCCGGAGGTTTGGGAGGAGGCCTGAGCATCGGAGGCTCGGTGGGCAGCCACCTTGGGGAGCTGGCCCAAAGCAGCGTGCCCCCCAGCACTGTGGCCCCACCACAGGGTGTAGTGAAAGCCTGCTATAGCCTGTCCGAGGACGCAGAAGGGGAGGGTTTGCTGTTGATCCCTGGAGGCAGAGCCAGCGTGGGGGCCACCTCGGGCCTGGTGGAGGCAGCAGCGGTGGCCATGGctgcccggggggcggggggcagcctgggggcagggagcagccgGGGACCCCTGCCCGGGGGCTTTTCCAGTGGAAACCCCCTAAAGAACATCAAGTGCACCAAGTGCCCGGAAGTGTTCCAGGGCGTGGAGAAGCTGGTCTTCCACATGCGGGCACAGCACTTCATCTTCATGTGCCCACGCTGCGGCAAGCAGTTCAACCACAGCAGCAACCTCAACCGCCACATGAACGTGCACCGCGGCGTCAAGTCGCACTCGTGTGGCATCTGCGGCAAGTGCTTCACACAGAAGTCCACGCTGCACGACCACCTCAACCTACACTCTGGAGCGAGGCCCTATCGCTGCTCCTACTGCGACGTGCGCTTCGCTCACAAGCCTGCCATTAGGCGGCACCTCAAGGAGCAGCATGGCAAGACAACAGCAGAGAACGTGTTGGAGGCCAGTGTGGCAGAGATCAACGTCCTCATCCGCTAG